One Silene latifolia isolate original U9 population chromosome 4, ASM4854445v1, whole genome shotgun sequence DNA segment encodes these proteins:
- the LOC141651824 gene encoding uncharacterized protein LOC141651824: MIFLYETKLCGRDMRRVREWLGEYNGIEVDSVGRSGGLAFLWKKEVDCNFVSASIHHVDCHIREGEKEWRITGFYGWPAVSDRHLSWELLRLLHNQSALPWVCIGDFNEILYSTEMKGGSRAQWQINNFQSAIDDCGLRDAPWEGYKFTFDNGQAGDANHQCRLDRALCTETWLDLFPYARLFHLDREWSDHAPLRLDFDRREIGSKTRSRFRFEQIWVGEEGCEEAIIRGVEKGQGDLVDSLRACRKELYAWK, translated from the coding sequence ATGATCTTCCTTTACGAGACGAAGCTCTGTGGTCGTGATATGAGGAGGGTGAGGGAATGGTTGGGTGAGTATAATGGGATAGAAGTGGATAGTGTCGGTAGGTCGGGGGGTCTCGCTTTTTTATGGAAAAAGGAGGTCGATTGTAATTTTGTATCAGCTTCTATTCACCATGTTGATTGTCATATCCGAGAAGGGGAGAAAGAGTGGAGAATCACGGGCTTCTATGGGTGGCCGGCAGTCTCGGACCGTCATCTTTCTTGGGAATTGCTACGCTTACTTCATAACCAGTCGGCTCTTCCATGGGTTTGCATTGGAGATTTCAACGAGATTTTATACTCTACCGAGATGAAGGGAGGAAGTCGTGCGCAATGGCAAATAAATAATTTCCAGTCGGCTATTGATGACTGTGGGTTGAGAGATGCTCCTTGGGAAGGGTACAAATTCACGTTTGATAATGGTCAGGCGGGGGATGCTAATCATCAATGCAGACTTGATCGAGCCCTTTGTACCGAAACATGGTTAGATCTCTTTCCTTATGCTAGACTTTTTCATCTTGATCGCGAGTGGTCTGACCATGCCCCTTTGAGATTGGATTTTGATCGACGTGAGATAGGAAGTAAGACAAGGAGTAGGTTCCGCTTTGAGCAGATATGGGTTGGTGAGGAGGGTTGCGAAGAGGCTATCATTAGAGGGGTCGAAAAGGGGCAAGGGGATTTGGTGGATTCGCTAAGGGCGTGTAGGAAGGAATTGTATGCCTGGAAGTAG